A DNA window from Mastomys coucha isolate ucsf_1 unplaced genomic scaffold, UCSF_Mcou_1 pScaffold21, whole genome shotgun sequence contains the following coding sequences:
- the B3gnt6 gene encoding acetylgalactosaminyl-O-glycosyl-glycoprotein beta-1,3-N-acetylglucosaminyltransferase, with protein sequence MALSSSRRFRNPKTLAFFLAGVTFVMLSQWLLQEHTQERAKGPEATPQSSTAIAAVQRSPLLQVPPCVANASVNLLAGFQQLPSRIQDFLRYRHCRRFPQLWDTPHKCAGPRGVFLLLAVKSSPAHYERRELIRRTWGQERSYRGRQVRRLFLVGTSPPEEAAREPQLADLLNLEAREHGDMLQWDFSDTFLNLTLKHLHLLDWTAEHCQGVSFLLSCDDDVFVHTPNVLSFLETQSPEHHLFTGQLMAGSVPIRESWSKYFVPQQLFSGVAYPVYCSGGGFLLSRRTAHDLRSAAHHVPLFPIDDAYMGMCLQQAGLAPSSHEGIRPFGVRLPGAQRSSFDPCLYRELLLVHRFSPYEMLLMWKALHNPALHCSHRHDAGSPKARGELKSHAH encoded by the coding sequence ATGGCTTTGTCCAGCAGCCGCAGATTCAGGAATCCCAAGACTCTGGCTTTCTTTCTAGCGGGTGTGACTTTCGTGATGCTGAGCCAGTGGCTCCTTCAGGAGCACACGCAGGAGAGAGCCAAGGGTCCCGAGGCCACTCCCCAGTCTTCCACAGCTATAGCTGCGGTGCAGCGCTCGCCGCTCCTCCAGGTGCCCCCCTGCGTGGCCAACGCCTCAGTGAACCTCCTGGCTGGCTTCCAGCAGCTGCCCTCTAGGATCCAAGACTTCCTGCGCTACCGCCACTGCCGCCGCTTCCCGCAACTGTGGGACACGCCGCACAAGTGCGCGGGCCCCCGCGGCGTCTTCCTGCTGCTAGCCGTGAAGTCGTCCCCTGCGCACTACGAGCGGCGCGAGCTGATCCGGCGCACGTGGGGTCAGGAGCGCAGCTACAGAGGCCGGCAGGTGCGTCGCCTCTTCCTGGTGGGGACCTCCCCTCCCGAGGAGGCGGCTCGCGAGCCTCAGCTGGCCGATCTGCTGAACCTGGAGGCGCGCGAGCACGGCGACATGTTGCAGTGGGACTTCAGTGACACCTTCCTCAACCTCACACTCAAGCACCTGCACCTGCTGGACTGGACAGCGGAGCACTGCCAGGGCGTGAGCTTCCTGCTCAGCTGCGATGACGACGTCTTCGTGCACACGCCCAACGTGCTGAGCTTCCTGGAGACGCAGTCCCCCGAGCACCACCTCTTTACCGGGCAGCTCATGGCAGGTTCTGTGCCCATCCGCGAAAGCTGGAGCAAGTACTTCGTGCCCCAACAGCTCTTCTCTGGCGTAGCCTACCCTGTGTACTGCAGCGGCGGCGGCTTCCTTCTGTCCCGCCGCACAGCCCACGACCTGCGCAGCGCGGCACACCACGTCCCGCTCTTCCCCATCGACGATGCCTACATGGGCATGTGTCTGCAGCAGGCCGGCCTGGCGCCCAGCAGCCACGAGGGCATCCGGCCCTTCGGCGTGCGGCTGCCCGGTGCGCAGCGCTCATCCTTCGACCCCTGCTTGTACCGCGAGCTGCTGCTGGTGCACCGCTTCTCGCCTTATGAGATGCTGCTCATGTGGAAGGCGCTACACAACCCGGCGCTGCACTGTAGCCACAGACACGATGCAGGGTCTCCCAAGGCCAGAGGAGAGCTGAAATCCCATGCACACTGA